A single genomic interval of Coccidioides posadasii str. Silveira chromosome 1, complete sequence harbors:
- a CDS encoding uncharacterized protein (EggNog:ENOG410PP7N~COG:S): MPDQTPSYSFDDSTLYLFTSLTAGSSHIITATSRLETILKANKIGFRAIDVATDDKARMLWGRRSKGRKLPGLVRYGNIVGDIVQIEEWNEYGELKDQLRGDPTSAALAAADISPVPSSTNTPSNKPPSATLVPPSTTSSSPHIQIVGTPSRTPSAQSKQAERLTLALKQASEEAAAKAKENTRTKLNAVSPSSTQGAEQAAAEMTTSTTTTTGEKKPAVKTEAEGLKPEVGSQSTMKSEEKREGGGPSPSPLQDDAEEKEKQDAKDTDSGEKEASNDDNK; encoded by the exons CCCTCACAGCTGGCTCCTCACATATCATCACCGCTACTTCAAGATTAGAAACTATCCTGAAAGCCAACAAGATCGGCTTTCGAGCCATCGATGTCGCCACAGATGACAAAGCCCGAATGTTGTGGGGACGCCGGTCAAAGGGAAGGAAATTACCCGGGCTAGTGAGGTACGGGAACATTGTTGGT GACATCGTGCAAATCGAGGAATGGAACGAATACGGCGAACTCAAGGACCAACTTCGAGGGGATCCGACCTCAGCGGCGCTCGCGGCGGCGGACATCTCACCAGTTCCCTCCAGCACAAACACCCCCTCCAATAAACCACCATCAGCAACACTCGTTCCACCGTCCACCACCTCATCCTCTCCACATATCcagattgtgggaacccctTCACGCACACCCTCGGCCCAGTCGAAGCAGGCAGAGCGCCTGACGCTGGCTCTCAAGCAGGCAAGCGAAGAAGCCGCCGCAAAGGCAAAGGAAAACACGCGCACCAAGTTGAATGCGGTGTCTCCATCATCTACACAAGGCGCGGAACAGGCAGCGGCGGAGATGACTACTTctactactactactacAGGTGAGAAGAAGCCAGCTGTCAAAACGGAAGCAGAAGGTTTAAAGCCAGAAGTGGGATCACAGTCAACAATGAAGTctgaagagaagagggagGGGGGAGGGCCCTCTCCTTCCCCGCTTCAGGATGATGCagaggagaaagagaaacaagATGCCAAAGACACAGATAGTGGCGAGAAAGAGGCAAGCAATGATGACAACAAGTAG